The Triticum dicoccoides isolate Atlit2015 ecotype Zavitan chromosome 6A, WEW_v2.0, whole genome shotgun sequence genome has a window encoding:
- the LOC119318956 gene encoding transcription factor TDR-like, which translates to MGGGDYHQQSLIGGAAVHGHGGGTVEAALRPLVGGSHGWDYCMYWRLSPDQRFLEMAGFCCSAEFEAQVATLADVPCSIPLDSSSIGMHAQALLSNQPIWQSSGGAPGPDLLTGYEAASSGGEKTRLLVPVAGGIVELLASRYMVEEQQMAELVMAQCGGGGQGWQETEAQGFAWDAAAAADSGRLYAAASLNLFDGAGGSGSGEPFLAGVQDDGAAGVGWQYAAESSEPPSTVAQEHQQLHGSGVGRADSGSEGSDMQLGDPDDDGNGETQRGSSKDGKDAEGKRQQCKNLEAERKRRRKLNDRLYKLRSLVPNITKMDRASILGDAIDYIVGLQKQVKDLQDELEDPNPPGVTGGDSKAPDVLLDDHPPPGLDNDEDSPQQQPFPSAGGKWPRKEEAGDEEEKEAEDQDMEPQVEVRQVEGKEFFLQVLCSHKSGRFVRIMDEMAALGLQITSVNVTSYNKLVLNVFRAVMKDNEAAVPADRVRDSLLEVTREMYGGAGAWSSPVPPSPLTNAKLDGMDGQAVPAVAGEHYQLHHQVLGGYHHQHLQYLAMD; encoded by the exons ATGGGAGGAGGAGATTATCACCAGCAGAGCCTCATCGGCGGTGCGGCTGTTCATGGCCATGGAGGGGGCACCGTGGAGGCTGCGCTGAGGCCGCTCGTCGGCGGCTCCCACGGCTGGGACTACTGCATGTACTGGCGGCTCTCTCCTGACCAGAG GTTCTTGGAGATGGCGGGGTTTTGCTGCAGCGCCGAGTTCGAGGCGCAGGTGGCCACGCTCGCCGACGTCCCTTGCTCCATCCCTCTTGACTCCTCCTCCATCGG GATGCACGCTCAGGCGCTACTGTCGAACCAGCCAATCTGGCAGAGCAGCGGCGGGGCGCCGGgtccggatctcctcacgggctaCGAGGCTGCCTCCAGCGGCGGCGAGAAGACGCGGCTCCTCGTCCCCGTCGCCGGCGGGATCGTCGAGCTCCTCGCGTCGAGATAt ATGGTGGAGGAGCAGCAGATGGCGGAGCTGGTCATGGCGCAGTGCGGTGGCGGTGGGCAGGGGTGGCAGGAGACGGAGGCGCAGGGGTTCGCgtgggacgcggcggcggcggcagactcGGGGCGGCTCTACGCGGCGGCGTCGCTCAACCTGTTCGACGGCGCCGGGGGAAGCGGCTCCGGCGAGCCGTTCCTGGCGGGAGTGCAGGACGACGGCGCGGCGGGCGTGGGGTGGCAGTACGCGGCGGAGAGCAGCGAGCCGCCGTCGACAGTGGCGCAGGAGCATCAGCAGCTGCACGGCTCGGGCGTGGGGAGGGCAGATTCAGGGTCGGAGGGGAGCGATATGCAGCTGGGGGACCCCGACGACGACGGCAACGGCGAGACGCAGAGGGGCTCCAGCAAAGACGGCAAAGACGCAGAGGGGAAGCGGCAGCAGTGCAAGAACCTCGAGGCGGAGCGGAAGCGGCGCAGGAAGCTCAACGACCGCCTGTACAAACTCCGGTCCCTCGTCCCCAACATTACTAAG ATGGACCGGGCGTCGATCCTCGGGGACGCGATCGACTACATCGTGGGGCTGCAGAAGCAGGTGAAGGACCTGCAGGACGAGCTGGAGGACCCGAACCCGCCGGGGGTCACCGGCGGCGACAGCAAGGCCCCCGACGTGCTCCTCGACGACCACCCGCCGCCGGGCCTCGACAACGACGAGGACTCGCCGCAGCAGCAGCCGTTCCCGTCGGCCGGCGGGAAGTGGCCCcggaaggaggaggccggcgacgaggaggagaaggaggcggaggaccaGGACATGGAGCCGCAGGTGGAGGTCCGGCAGGTGGAGGGGAAGGAGTTCTTCCTGCAGGTGCTCTGCTCCCACAAGTCCGGGCGCTTCGTCCGCATCATGGACGAGATGGCCGCCCTCGGCCTCCAGATCACCAGCGTCAACGTCACCTCCTACAACAAGCTCGTCCTCAACGTCTTCCGGGCCGTC ATGAAGGACAACGAGGCGGCGGTGCCGGCGGACAGGGTGAGGGACTCGCTGCTGGAGGTGACGAGGGAGATGTACGGCGGGGCCGGGGCGTGGTCGTCCCCGGTCCCTCCGTCGCCGCTGACAAACGCGAAGCTCGATGGTATGGACGGGCAGGCGGTGCCGGCGGTGGCCGGGGAGCACTACCAGCTGCACCACCAGGTGCTGGGAGGATATCATCACCAGCATCTGCAGTACCTCGCCATGGATTGA